Proteins from a single region of Pseudarthrobacter sp. NIBRBAC000502772:
- a CDS encoding MFS transporter → MATPQAMAPVDAKPPVARKDMYKAFAASLTGTALEFYDFAVYSAAAAIVFPLIFFPAADPVTGTLLAFSTYAVGYISRPVGGIIFGRLGDEIGRKKILVITLMLIGVATFLIGLLPTYDNIGVIAPAILVFLRFAQGVGVGGEWGGAVLLSSEFGDPNKRGFWASAAQIGPPAGNLMANGALAVLTLTLSEEDFLSFGWRIAFLISALLVAFGLWIRLKLEDTPIFKAMEARGDKPKAPIREVLATQRRPLIAAMLSRIGPDVLYAMCTVFTLTYGIQELGFDRGQVLVAVLIGSALQIFTMPLAGAISDRINRRLVYGIAAVGAAVWAYLFFIVLEGRSPVMLIVGIVLGLLCHSFMYGPQAAFVVEQFSPRLRSTGSSLAYTFAGIIGGAIAPFMFTLLLSTYDSWVPVAIYLSVACLLTLVGLALGRDSNVAEDEEYLQAGQAPAELVESK, encoded by the coding sequence ATGGCCACTCCCCAAGCAATGGCCCCCGTTGACGCAAAGCCCCCGGTGGCGCGCAAGGACATGTACAAGGCATTCGCGGCCAGCCTGACCGGAACCGCGCTGGAGTTCTACGACTTCGCCGTCTACTCCGCCGCGGCTGCGATCGTTTTCCCGCTCATCTTCTTCCCGGCCGCGGACCCGGTCACGGGCACCCTGCTGGCCTTCTCCACCTACGCCGTGGGCTACATTTCCCGTCCCGTTGGCGGCATCATCTTCGGCCGGCTCGGGGACGAGATCGGCCGCAAGAAGATCCTGGTCATTACGCTGATGCTGATCGGAGTGGCCACCTTCCTCATCGGCCTGTTGCCCACGTATGACAACATCGGCGTCATCGCCCCCGCCATCCTCGTGTTCCTCCGCTTCGCCCAGGGCGTTGGCGTCGGCGGCGAATGGGGCGGCGCGGTGCTGCTCTCCAGCGAATTCGGCGACCCGAACAAGCGCGGATTCTGGGCCTCTGCCGCACAGATCGGCCCGCCCGCCGGCAACCTCATGGCCAACGGCGCACTCGCTGTCCTCACGCTGACCCTCTCCGAAGAAGACTTCCTGAGCTTCGGCTGGCGCATCGCGTTCCTGATCTCCGCACTGCTGGTGGCCTTCGGCCTCTGGATCCGGCTCAAGCTCGAAGACACCCCCATCTTCAAGGCCATGGAGGCCCGGGGCGACAAGCCCAAGGCCCCCATCCGCGAGGTGCTGGCCACCCAGCGCCGGCCCCTCATCGCCGCCATGCTCAGCCGCATCGGCCCGGACGTTCTGTACGCCATGTGCACCGTCTTCACGCTCACCTACGGCATCCAGGAGCTCGGCTTCGACCGCGGCCAGGTGCTCGTCGCCGTCCTGATCGGGTCAGCCCTCCAGATCTTCACCATGCCGCTCGCCGGCGCCATCTCCGACCGCATCAACCGCCGCCTGGTCTACGGAATCGCCGCAGTTGGCGCCGCCGTCTGGGCCTACCTGTTCTTCATCGTCCTTGAGGGACGGTCCCCGGTCATGCTGATCGTGGGCATCGTGCTGGGCCTGCTCTGCCACTCGTTTATGTACGGACCCCAGGCAGCGTTCGTCGTCGAGCAGTTCTCGCCGCGGCTCCGCTCCACCGGCAGTTCACTGGCCTACACGTTCGCCGGAATCATCGGCGGCGCGATCGCCCCGTTTATGTTCACCCTCCTGCTGAGCACGTATGACAGCTGGGTCCCGGTGGCCATCTACCTCAGCGTCGCCTGCCTGCTGACCCTGGTGGGCCTGGCCCTGGGCCGCGACTCCAACGTTGCCGAGGATGAGGAATACCTGCAGGCCGGGCAGGCGCCGGCTGAACTTGTGGAGTCCAAGTGA